The following is a genomic window from Methanoplanus sp. FWC-SCC4.
TTCACGGAAGCACTGGCGACAGAGCATAATATTGTACCTGCGTACAAGACCCTGCTTTCTTCCGCACATCTGGCATTCGTTAGCACCGCGTCCAAATATTTTTGCAGGTGCTTCCTGTTCATTTGAATTTTTTTCAGCCATGTTTACTGCACCTCGACACCAAATTCTTCTTCCATGAATTTGATTGCTTCTTCGCTTGTCACTCTCTGCTTCTCAGGAAGTTTTTTTGTCTGAATGCTTCTTCTTGCGATACGAACACCTTTCTTCTCAAGGATGACGTTTACATCCATACCATAGATACCGATCATTGGATCGTAATTCTGGGTTGGGAAATCTGTGTGTTCTTCAATACCGTAAGAAATATTTCCTGATTTGTCAAACTGGCTTGCAAAGAGTTTTTTCTCGATGATTTCGAGTGATGTACGGACAAATTCCTCAGCCTTTTCTCCTCTGAGATAGACTTTGCAACCGATTGGCTGGCCTTTTCTGATACCAAATGCCGGCTGGGTGCGTTTTGCAATTGTCCTTACTGACTGCTGGCCTGTAATTTCTTTCAGGATTGTTTCAGCTTTAACCAGTTTTTCACCGGCTTCGCCTACTGCCATGTGGACAACGATCTTGTCAATGTGCAGATTCTGCATTGGGTTCATTACTCTTCAATCCCCCATTCCTTGATTACGGACTCTGATTTTCCAACCATGAAGGTATAATCTTCAACAGTGTCGAATTCTTCGCCACTCTTTTCTTCTACAAGATAAATCCTGTTGGAGATGCTTCCGGGAATTACATTGATCTTTGTAATTTTGCCAACCTTTCCTGAGTGGCGTCCACCAATGATCATTGCAACATTTCCTTCTGCAAATGGGAAGTGGTCCACTACTGTAAAGTGTCCGTCGCCTTCTGCAATATTCAGAACAACTGAATCTTTAGGCTTGTATTCCTGTGAATCAACGAGAATGTTTGCACCGTAGCGGAGATTGAGCTGGATCTTTCCACCCTTTACAATTGTCTTGTCGGCAATTTTGCAAAGGCGTGTTTTTGCATCTTCTTCTGAGATGTCCACTGAGACATAGTCGCCCTTCTTGTTGCGGAGAATTCTGAAGTATTTCTCCATCTTTGGAATTGCAACGATATCAAAAACTCCCAATCCCATTTTAGGATCAGTGCATACCTTGCCGTTTACAATAATTGATCTTGAGCTAAGGATCTTTTTGACCTCTTTCATGTTGAGGGCAAGTCCGGTGTGATCTCTTAACCAGACAACCATTGGCATTGCATTCTTGTTATGTGGACCTGGAGCGGTCTTTGTAATGAATACGTTTTGCTTTTTTGCAATACGCCATCCTGTTGGCGCATTAAGTCTCTTAATATGGTTTGACATTAGTTCTTACCCTCCAGTCTTCCTTCACGAAGTTTGTCGTTCAGATTGAGTTTTACAATCTGCACATTTGATGCATATACAGGTCTTGGCACTTCGGTTCCGTCAACTTTTGTTACGGAAACTCCGTGAACCAGAACTGTACCTGCTTCTGTGTTGACTGAGTCAACAACTGCTTCTTCGCCTTTGAAATCTCCACGGAGAACCTTTACGGTGTCACCCTCAACTACGCGGAATGAACACTTGCCATATTTTTCTTTGAGTTCTTTTGAAAGGCTTGCGTTAAGGAATTTTCCACGCATGTGTGCAGGTGCATTGTAGCGTGCTTTACGCTGTTTTCTTGGCTGACTGCTTGCAATTCTTACCATTACCAATACACCTCACACGATGATTGTCGCCATTGAACCAATCTTTGGAAAACGCTCGGCAACTTCACGGGCCACAGGGCCTTTGATTTCTGTGCCTTTTGGTTCACCACGTTCGTTTGTGATGACCATTGCATTGTCCTCGAAAGTCAGACGAAGTCCGTTCACTCTTCTAATTTCTTTTTTCTGCCTGATTACGACTGCTTTTTCAAGCTTGCGGCGCATTTCAGGAGTACCCTTCTTTACAGAAACTGTTGCCATGTCGCCAAGACCAAGTTTTGGCTGACGTCTGCGGACACCATGGTACTTGTCGACAGATACAATCTGTACCTGACGTGAACCGGTGTTGTCTGCACAGGTTAATTTTGAACCTGTTGAAATTGCCCTTGGAATTTTAGACTGAATTGCTTTCATTCCTCAGACACCTCTACTACAACAAATTTCTTTGTCTTGGAAATTGGCCTGCATTCAGCGATTTTTACTACATCGCCGACTTTGGCGCCAAGACATGGAGGGTTGTGTGCGTGAAGCTTTGATGAGCGTTTTTCGTAACGCTTGTATTTCTTCACGTAGTGCAGGTAATCTCTTGATACTACAATTGATCCCTGCATGCGGTCACTCACGACTTTACCGGTAATCACCTGGCCGCGTACTGGCAAAGTGCCGTGAAATGGACAGTTTACGTCATTGCATTCCTTCTCCGGAATTGCGACGTTTAACCCTGTGTTTTTAGCCATATTTACCTCAGATTTTTGATTCGCATGCTGATTCTTTTTTCAGGCTGCATAACCAACACTGATCCATCAACCCTTAGACGGGTCTCATCTGGAAGATGAAGGTCAATTTTTAAGCCTGTTTTCTGCACTTTTTTGAGGCCGTTCCCAGAATGTATTGTCAGCAGATTTTTGCTTTCATCAACAATTATACCGGTTATTCCAATCTGCGAAGGATTGGTTGAATTGGAGATATATATCTCCAGACCGATTAATTCATGTCTGCATACATTCTGAGGTGTGATCAAGCCTCTTTTCTCCGTTTGTTCTGCTCAGTTTTGATTCTTGCAATGGTGCGCTTGATTTCGTGAATGCGGCCGGGGTTCTCCGGTGCTCCACCTGCGCTTACCTTTCCAAGATCCTGAACAAGTTCAAGTTCAAGCTTGTCAAGCTGTTCTGACAATTCGACATCACTGAACTGTGCAACTTCTGATGCACGAAAGATAGCCATTTCAGAAATCCTCCTCTGCGGGTACGTCCTCTGCGGCTTCCATCTCTTCGTCAATCTCTTTTCCGATGACCTCTTCTGCAGGAATATCTTCGATTTCCTCTTCTACAGGTTTGGTTTCAACGGGTTCCTTAACAGGTTCTGCTTCGAGAATTTCAAAGTGATCTGGAAGTTGTGCACCAGGAGGAACGATTCTTACGGTACATCCGATAGTTCCGAGTTTTTTGACTGCGATTGCATATCCGTGTTCAACAATTGTCAGACTTGGTTCGCCTGCAAATTTGACGTATCCTTCTGAGAACTTCTGAACACGTGAACGTGCACCTGTAAGTTTTCCTGACATTACAACCTGACAGCCAAGTGCGCCTGATTCCATGACTCGGCGAAGGATGCTGGATCCTGCCTTACGGAAGTACCATCCGCGTTCAAGTGAATTTGCAAGGCGTTCTGCCATGATCTGTGCATTGAATGCCGGATTTTCTACCTGCTGGACTTCAATCTGTGGTGATTCGATATTGTATTCGTTCTGGAGTGTTGCTGTAAGTTCACGTACAACTTTTCCGCCCTTTCCGATTACAATACCAGGTTTCTCAGCGAAGATTGTGATCTGTGTCCCAAGGGGAGTACGAACAATTTCCATTCCGCCGTATCCGGCTCTCTTGAGTTCTTTTGAGAGGTACTGCTCAACGCGTGCTCCGCGAACACCGTCCTCAACAAATCTTTTCTCTACTGCCAATTACTCCACCTCTCTGACCATAATTTCGACATTTGCGGACTCTGCGAATTTCGCTGTAGCCCTTCCCATTGCACGCGGGAAGATTCCGCGCTGTCTTCTTCCTCTGTTGGATGTTGCGAAGAAGATCTCAAGTTTCTCAGTATCAAGACCGATGTATTCCGCATTTTTCTCAACTGATCTGAGAACTTTGAGGAATTCGGATGATGCTTTGACAGGGTATCTTCCAGCGTCCCATTTGTCAAGACCTCTTTTGTGTGCAACATTTCTGTTGAATCTCTTGAATGGAATTGCCTTCTTGAGGGCCACAACATCTTCGAGGTATGCAATTGCTTCCTTTGTTGTCTTGCCTTTGATGAATCTTGTGATCTCAATGGCATGCTTTGGAGAGATTGGAAGTTCGTTAGCCTTTGCACGGGCAATCTGTTCGGCTTCCATCTTAAGTGAATAGTTTGTTCTTGCCATTTACATCACTTCAGTGGGACGAATTTACTGGATCTTGTTGCACCGATACCAGCACTACCGTGTGAGACACGTTTTCTTGTAAGTGCGAATTCACCAAGATACATGAATACAGCTTCAGGCTGAATTTCTACTTTGGTAAATTCCTTACCGTTGTACACTTCGATTGTCTTTCCAATCATATCGGGCATGATTACCAGATCACGAATGTGGGTTCTGATACGCTCTTTGCCTTCTCTGACTTCAGCAAGAACCTTCTCATGTCCTTCTGACAGACCGCGGTTGTATTTGCGGCGTGCCCTTGACGGCATGATAGGGAGAAGCTCGCTCAGACTCATTTGCTGAAGTTCTTCAATTTTAAAGCCGTGGTAGGTAAATTCCTCTTTTCGCCTCGGCAATCTCTTCTGCGTTTTCTTTGCCATAGTTTGCTACACTCCTTATTTCCTGCCTGTCCTCTTTGCAGCGATATGTCCGACTTTTCTACCTGGTGATGTACCACGTGATACTGTCTTTGGACGTCCACAGTGCTGATGTCCACCGCCACCGAACGGGTGGTCGATTACGTTCATACAGACACCTTTGACACGAGGCCATTTTGCTGCCTGTGACTTCATCTTGTGGAATTTCTTTCCTGCTTTTACAAACGGTTTTTCACTGCGTCCTCCGCCGGCTACAATACCAACGGTTGCACGGCAGTCCCCGTGGAACCACTTGTGTTTGCCGCTTGGCATTTTTATTCCGACGCGTCCGTCATCGGATTTACCGATAACCTGGGACTGAACTCCGCTTGAACGGATGAATTTACCGCCATCGTTGGGTCTTGCCTCAACATTGCATACATATGCACCGACAGGAATGTCGATAAGTTTCAGAGTGTTCCCGTTTTTGACTTCTGCTTCAGGTCCCCATGCAACATTGTCGCCAACTCCCATGCCTTCTGTAACGAGCATGAAAATCTTCTCACCTTCTGCGAGGACAACCTTTGCAATAGGTGCGTGACGTGCAGGGTCATGTTCAATATCAATAATTTCTCCGCGTACGGTTGTTGATATGTTACCGGGGTGCTTGAGTGAAGCCTTGTATTTATGTGACGGTGCACGGTATACAGGACCTCCACGACCACGGTTTTGCGAGATAATGCGTTTTCCCATTTACACCACCCTCACATTACTCCGAGTCTGCTGAGGATCTCTTCGCCTGCTTTTTCGTCAGCGAATGTGACCATTGCCTTTTTCTGACCTTTCATTGTCATGAGGGTCTTTACAGAGACAACTTCCTTGTCGAACATCCTCTCGATCTCTTTTGCAATCTGTTTCTTTGTTGCTGCGCGATCTACTATGAACTGGAGTTTTCCTTTGTACTCAAGGTCCATTGATGCCTTTTCTGAAACATATGGGTTCTTGATTATCATTTTTACATCTCCTCCAGTTTGTTAATAGCTGAAACAGTCCATACTGTCAGACGTCCTGCCTGTGTTCCAGGTGCAAGATGTTCTGCATTAAGTTCGTCTACTGTTATTGAGTCAACACCTGCAAGGTTTCTTGCTGCACGGAGCTGTTTTTCTCCTGTGACAATTAAGAGACTCTTGCGCTGTTTGTAACGGCGTCCACGGAGTTTTCCGCGTCCTGCACGAACTTTCTTGGAGTCTCTTGAACGAACGACATCTGCGTAAAGTCCTGTTGCTTTGAGAGCTTCGACAATGTCTTTTGTCTGTTCAAGTGATTCAAAAGAGTCTTCAAAGACGAATGGTATTGTTCCTTCAAATTTGTGTCCGCGTGCGAGAACAAGCTCTTCGATTGTGGTTGCGGCGATAGCCGACCTGATTGCCTTTCTTTTTTCCTGCTTGTTTATTTTACGGACAAGGATTTTCTCTACTTTTGGAGGATGAGCTGCACGTCCGCCTACTGCCTGTGGAATACGTGCTACACGTGAACCGTTTTTGATTCTTGGTACCTGTGCGACACCACGTCCGCTACCCCAGGATTCAGCTGATGTCTTGAGTCCTGCGTATGCGTTTGTTCCGTGTGGCTGGAAGCGTGTGCTCTGGAGTGCCAGTACAGCATTTTTTATGAGGTCAGGGCGGTATGCTTCTTCGAATACAGCCGGGAGTTCAATATCTCCTGCAACATTTCCGTCTATTGTTCTAATCTGTGTTATCATCTCAGATCACCCCTGCTTGCTCATTGTGCTGACATAGCTGATTGACGGTACACGGTCAACATGGCCTCTGATACGAATTGCAGGTCTGATTCTTACAAGACGCTTGACAGGTCCGGGTACTGATCCCTTGATAGCGATGTACTTTCCTCTTACGAGACCGTAGTGGAGGAATCCGCCGTCAGGATTAATTGACTCCGGTTCTGTTCCCAATTTAAGGATACGCTTGTTGAATTCTGTTCTCTGCTGGTATCCCATCTGACCCATCTGTGGAACCTGCCATCTTACGTGGTGAGGTGTCCATGGTCCAAGGTTTCCAATGTGGCGTTTCTTTCCACCGACAGAGTGTTTTCCCTTACGTGTCTGAATACCCCAGCGTTTGACAGGGCCGTTTGTGCCTTTACCTGTTGTTACTGCTGTAACGTCTATGTACTGGCCTTCTTCTGCAACTGCATCCAGTTCAATTTCTGAACCAAAGAGTCCTGTTGCAAATTCGAGGCGTGCTTCCATGCTTCCGCCGGCAACACGGACTTCCATTAAGTCCGGAACTTTCTTTGGAACACCGGTAAGCGCTGCCGGCTGAGTGTACATTAATGCAAAAATGTCAGAGACTCTCTCGTTTGCGATAGCGTCACGGATTTTCTGAGTGTTATCTGCACTGTTGTTGTTCTTTGGAATTGCAATGCGTCCTTTGAGTGCTTCGTCGACATTTTCTGCCCACACTTCTGAGAATGCATGCTTTCCGTATGTATCCTTAGCGTATGCACGCACTGCAACAACCTTCATGGGTGGAATTTCGACAATTGTAACAGGTACTGTGATGTCCTTGCCCTCACTTGGGCTGTTTTTGTGGTCATCAACCATTACAATATGCGTCATACCCACTTTGTATCCGGCAAATCCCTGCAGTTTTGGCTCCCCTTCGTACTCAGGCCAGGATTTGTATTTTGGTACCTGGCTCTTTGCACGCTTGCGGGGACTGTATGCAAGAGATCCTCTGCGTGGTCTGGATATTTCGGCCATTTTTCAATCAATCCTAAATCTTGATTTAATTATTAAATCGATACTGTTTTTCCGAGATTTCAGGAAACATGTTCCTGAAGGGTTAAACAGACGTTCTCGTCTGGCCTAATGAACCTGGATACTCGTGTATTGTTTACTCCGGCAGATTAAGGGTCTGCTGAATAACATGCAGTAATCTTCTGCCTGCCTTTTTGGAATTAAATAATTCCTTAGCCTTGACCGAATTCTGCCGGCCAATAGCTTTCACGTCTCTCTAACAGATTCTGACCTTTACCTGCGCTCTTCTGGTCAATGCCAGAAAAAGGGCCGAAAATACATTTTCGTCCACCCCATAATTTGGCGCATACATCAGATCCTACGTCGTCAGCCCGTTACTACCCTTCAAAGGGTAATAAACAACTATCTCGGCAATCACCAGAATCCTGAAACGATTTCAGGTTTCCGGGCAACCACTTTATGAAAATTTGTCTTTCAATGATGTTTATTCTCTGTCGTTGACAGGTTCATGAACAACATTTCATGCAAATTTCATAACGGTTTCCTAAATGTTCTATTTATTTTATTATAAAGATTTGTATTTTGGAACTCATGAATAAAAAAGAGAAAATGCCTGATGATGATTTTATAGTATTATTGTAAGTCTGAATATTTCCACATGATCTGAATTAACAATTTATAATCTGTACAATTTTTTGATTTTATTTGAATATATGGGCATTATGACTAAAAAATTCTTTGGAAAATAATAATTTCAGATATTTAATTGAAATATATGTCGCCTTCTTTATTGATGTATACATCAATGTCGTCTTTTATGTATCTTGCCCGGAAGCGTTCCGGATTTGAGTCGCGCATACGGTTAATGAGAGATATTGTGTCGTATCGTACTTTTATACCCTCAACTTCAGCTTCTTTGAAGATATCCTTGGCTGCCTCAATAAAATCAGAACCTGCGCTTATGGTGCATAAATGGGTGGCATCGAGGGTATATAGGAATTCGATTGTTTCTTTTGCTTTTTTGATGTTTTCCATCGCTGCTTTCTCAATCGTGCACACATTTGCTTTGGAAGTTTTTATGATGTCTGCAATCTGCTGCTGGGTATAACCATGTTTACGGTACCTGAGCACTTCTTTTTGGCGGTCAGTAAGTAGACTATCTTTCATTAATATGGTTATATGTTTACCTGAACTTAAACACTTCTAATTAACATGTTAAGTTAACTGTGTACAGAAAAGGAAGATTTCAAAATCTTTATTAGCAGATCTGCTGAATTTAAAATGTTCTCAAATTTGAGAGGTATAGAATATGGTAGTTAAAGTTGGAATCGCAAAACTCGGCAACATCGCAAGTGGTGTTATGGCTGAATTACTCCTTGATGAGCGTGCAGACCGTGAAGACATGGAAACATTCATGGCAACAAGCGGAACAAAACTTCAGGAAAACGACATTGCACGTGTTGTTGACAACATGAAGGCATGGGCACCTGACTTTTGTATTGTTGTGTCTCCAAACGGTGTTCTTCCCGGACCAAAGGGAGCACGTGAGGCACTTGCAGCAGCAGGCATTCCATGTATTGTAATTACAGACGATATCACATCAAAGAAAGATGACTTTGCAGCACTCAAGGAATCAGCATTTGGATACATCATCATGAAGGCAGACTCCATGATTGGTGCACGCCGTGAATTCCTTGACCCTAAGGAAATGTCAGACTTTAATGGAAACCTTGTAAAGGTTCTCGCACTCACAGGCGCATTCTCCAAACTCCAGATTGCACTTGATGAAGTAATTGACCAGGTAAAAGAAGGAAAGAAGGGTGCAGACCTTGTTCTTCCAAAGATCGTCATGACATCCGACAAAGCAGTTGCAAATGAGTTCACAAACCCATACGCATATGCAAAAGGACGTGCAGCATACGAGATTGCACAGGCAGTTGCAGGCCAGAATGTCAAGGGTTGTTTCATGACAAAGGGTCACGAAAACTACACACCTATCGTTTCATCCGCACACGAGATGATGCGCCAGGCAATGCTCCTCTGTGAAGAAGCACGTGAAATTGAGAAAGCAGGCGACGGTGTAATCAGAAGGCCACACAAGGGCGACGGAACACGCGTTGAGAAGAAAGAGCTTATCTCAAAGCCCTGGTAAAATAAATAAAATTTAATTATTTTTTTAATTTTGTTTCTATATTCAGATTGTTATTTGGAAAATCTGTTATTGTTTTTCGAAATGAAAAACGGCTGTTCCTGAAAAATTATATAATTTAGATGATTTTTGAATATTCGTATGTATGATTTTCAGATATAGTGAATGTTTGAATCATTTTTATAAAAAAAGTTAAAATAATTATCATCCCATTTTTATCCAAGGGCCACATCCAGAATCATCATAACAAGAAAACCTGATATTGCCCCGAAAGTTGCCAGGTCTGTATTTCCGTTAAGCTGTGACTCCGGAATTACTTCTTCGATAACGACATAGATCATTGCACCTGCCGCAAAGGAAAGGGCATAGGGGAGGACTGGCATTACAAAGACAACCGCAGCAGCACCCAGGACAGCTGCAACCGGTTCGACAACTGCTGACAGCTGGCCGTACCAAAAGCTCTTCGCTGCACTTGTGCCTTCACTATGGAGTGGCATGGAGATAGCAATTCCCTCCGGTAAATTCTGGATCCCTATCCCAAGAGCCAGTGAGATGGCAGCAGCAATAGTAGCCTCCGGATGTCCGGATGCGGCTGCTCCGAAAGAAACACCGATAGCAAGGCCTTCTGGTATATTGTGGAGGGTTATGGCAAGCACCAGCAGTGTACTTCTCCGCCATGATGTCTTAATCCCTTCAGCATTTTCGTAGGGGGAGCCTATGTGCAGGTGTGGGAGTGTCCTGTCGAGTCCGGCAATGAATACTGCTCCGAGAAGAAATCCTGCTGATGCAGGAAACCAGTTAAGATATCCCCAGTCCCCCGATAATTTTATTGCGGGAATTATCAGTGACCAGATGCTTGCCGCGAGCATTATTCCTGCAGCAAAACCGAGCATGATATCCATAAACTTTCTGTTAAAACCGGTGAACAGAAACACTACTGCCGCTCCGGCTGCAGTCATTCCCCATGTAAAAAGCCCTGCAAGAAGGGCCTGCTGCACAGGGCCAAGTCCCTGGAAATACTCAAACATTGTAAATACTCCAAAAGTCCTGCTTTCTTACATATTAAAAGATTCATTATATTTCAAAAACACTTGTGTGGATTTTTTTCTGACACTCAGTCATCATTGAAGTTTGGATTTCATTTTAAGATGCGTGTATTTTTTGCCGGATATCTGGTTTTTTAGATTATTATTTTAAAAAATAGAATTTTATTGTTCCTTAATTAATTGTAAATATCTCTGTTTTTTACTGATATCGATATTATCAGTGCAGCTACCGCAAGGACTGCTGAGAATATGTAGATCATCTCCATTGCATTGGTAAAAATTATTGGGGGCAGTGATTGGATAATTGTGGATTGAAAATTCTTTGTCTGAAGTGAAATGCTCTCCTGAAGTACGAGTGTGTATGCTGCTGTCCCTATACTCATGCCAACGTAAAATACGAGGTTGCTTATTGCAGAGCCTGTAATTTTATGTTTTTCAGGGCTGTGTTCAATTACCCTGCTTGCTCCCGAGCTTGCAACAATACCAATTGCAGCCCCAAACATTATCAGTGCAATTACAAGATGGATTGTGTCTGTGTATAGCGAATAAACGAATGGAATGCTGGATAATAGTGCTATTAATGCAGCTATTGAACACACCAGCCTGTTTCCTTCGTAATCAGATATGAGACCTCCTGCAGGGCCTGCGATTATCATGATGAGCGGGGGTATCAGCAGATAAAGTCCTGATATGTCCGGTGTCAGCCCTGTAATATTTTCCAGATAGAAGGGGAGGGTAAATTCGATTCCTCCAAGAAGTATCTCAAATAAAGTGAGGAACAAAACTGCTCCCAGAAATTTCCATGAAAGGAAGATTTCCGTGTTGATTATCGGGTTTGCATTCCTGTTTTCCCATATGAAAAATAATGGTGCAAAAATCATAAACAGCAATATACATAACAGAATTACCGGAGAATTCCAGCCAAGAGCACTCCCTTTTGTCAGTGTAAAAAGGAATGCGGACATTGCAACTGACAAAAATATTACTCCCGGGTAATCAAATTTACGGGTAATTCCTGAAGGTTTTTGATCTTCAAATAAATATAATGTTAAAATGACTCCGATGAGTCCCAGGGGTATGTTTATGTAAAATATCCAGTGCCAGGAGAGGTAATGGGTTATATACCCGCCTATGGCAGGCCCTGCTGCAAGTGCAAATCCTCCTGCACCCATAATAATTCCAAGCGCTTTCCCGCGAACATTTTGTGGGAATGCTATTGCAACCTGTGCCGGGACTCCGGCGGCCATCATGGCCCCCCCTATGGCCTGTATTCCTCTGAAGAGTACAAGCCACCATACTC
Proteins encoded in this region:
- a CDS encoding MFS transporter, producing the protein MKNSLKGYWSVLTVLSLATAIELLDGTALNISLPTIATEFNAGLDSVSWIPLVYFLVISCLLLPFAKTAEIYGTGRIIAGGFLIFTAASYLCTISPGVWWLVLFRGIQAIGGAMMAAGVPAQVAIAFPQNVRGKALGIIMGAGGFALAAGPAIGGYITHYLSWHWIFYINIPLGLIGVILTLYLFEDQKPSGITRKFDYPGVIFLSVAMSAFLFTLTKGSALGWNSPVILLCILLFMIFAPLFFIWENRNANPIINTEIFLSWKFLGAVLFLTLFEILLGGIEFTLPFYLENITGLTPDISGLYLLIPPLIMIIAGPAGGLISDYEGNRLVCSIAALIALLSSIPFVYSLYTDTIHLVIALIMFGAAIGIVASSGASRVIEHSPEKHKITGSAISNLVFYVGMSIGTAAYTLVLQESISLQTKNFQSTIIQSLPPIIFTNAMEMIYIFSAVLAVAALIISISVKNRDIYN
- a CDS encoding ZIP family metal transporter, which translates into the protein MFEYFQGLGPVQQALLAGLFTWGMTAAGAAVVFLFTGFNRKFMDIMLGFAAGIMLAASIWSLIIPAIKLSGDWGYLNWFPASAGFLLGAVFIAGLDRTLPHLHIGSPYENAEGIKTSWRRSTLLVLAITLHNIPEGLAIGVSFGAAASGHPEATIAAAISLALGIGIQNLPEGIAISMPLHSEGTSAAKSFWYGQLSAVVEPVAAVLGAAAVVFVMPVLPYALSFAAGAMIYVVIEEVIPESQLNGNTDLATFGAISGFLVMMILDVALG